Within the Microtus ochrogaster isolate Prairie Vole_2 linkage group LG2, MicOch1.0, whole genome shotgun sequence genome, the region TTCAGTTCTGGGCATTGATATCCACAAGGCAGGAGTGCTGGCCCTAGGCTATGGAGATTTGCCATCCCAGGCCAGGGACTTGTCTCTGTTTGAAAGGTAGGAAATTGGGCTTCTTTCTCTGTTGTCTATCGAAACTGCTGGCTGTGCGGACAGGCCCTGGCTGTGTCTTCTAGAATGGGCTGACGGAATGTGGCCATGTTGGCGAGTAGCCGGTTTGTTGGAACAGAAAGGCTGGGGACGTCAACTAAGAAACGGTGTCCTACCTGCCACTGGGGAAAGGCGGGAAGGCGACGGACTTGAGCTTCTTGTCCTCGGCGGCGGACAGGCAGTTTTTGATGGTCTCTTCCAGCTGCTCTTCACATTTGTCGGAGCCCCACTGGGGGATGTGACAGTGGATGACAAATTTGGCTGCGAGTCCACTGGATTGGCTGACGGCAGCTGGGACACAGGAAAGGGAAAGGCCGGAGGTTATTTCCCGAGTCCCACCTTAAAGCTGGGTGACGATCCTGGGCCTCACAGGTAATCCTGTGAGATCCTGGAGGACGAGGAAGTGAAAGTGCGGGTGGCTGGACCCCTCCCTGCCACCGTGAGGAGAGTGTCTCAGGATGCAGAGCTCTGGTCAGAAACCCTAGTCTGGGTGTTGATGAGACAAGTTTATCATAGCTGGTGACCTGTCCCCAGGCCCCAAGTCAGGAACCACCTCAGTGGATCCTAGCGACAGGAACATATCAGAATCACATCTGGGGCTGTGGGAGGTCGAGTAACGGCCATTCTAAATGTCTGAATCCCAGGGTTCCCTGACATGGCCAAGGGTACTTTGTGACTGCAGTTAAGGATACTGGAGATGGACTGCCAAGGTTACCATACTGGTTAGTTTTGTTGACTTGCCATGACAccagggttaaaggtgtgtggcacagtgcctggctttttttttttttaagtttttcaagacagtgtttctctgtgtagcccgggctgtcttggaactcactctatagaccaggctgtcctacaactcagagatttgcctgcctctgccacccaagtgctgggattaaaagtgtgtaccaccaccacctgacaaggtttaattaaaaaatgtttttatagggatgggtatttgcctgcatgcatgtctgtgtattgtatgtatacaGTGCCCAATTAGACCAGAAAAGGGCAAATCCCCGGGCCTGGAGTTAaatatggctgtgagccaccatgtgggtgctgggaactaaacccaggtcttctggaagagcagccagtgcatttaactgctgagtcatctctctaggccctccttcctttctttctctttaaaatattattttattttatgtgtaaggatgttttgcctacatctaTGTCTGCACTGCCtttagagaccagaagatggcatcagatcccccggatctgaagttatagacagttgtgagttgccatgtgggtgctgggaattgaacaattcctctgcaagagcaatcagtgctcttaaccaccaagccatctctctagctccttccttcccttcctccctccctccctccttccctcccacccttagagtttctattgctgtgaagagacagacaccatgaccacagcaactcttataaagaaaacatttaattagctggcttacggtttcagagattcagtccattattatcatggtgcgACATGACAGCATGGaggcagaaatggtgctggagctgagagtggagaaggagctacatcttgatctagcaggcaacaggaagtggtctgagacactgagtgtggcttgagcatatatgagatatCAAAGCCCAtgtccacagtgacacacttccttcagcaaggtcaTACCTTCTCCAACCAAGTCACGTATCCTAATAGCTACTCCccatgattttatgtgtgtgtgtggggtgttgtAAACTACCacatcctttccctctctcttttaaaagaatttttattccCCTAAACATGGCCCCTGTTATTGACAGGCCTGGTGAGAAGCATGGCTACTGAGGAGTTTGAGGGAAGTCCCTGTGGCCATCAATCATCAGAAGTGACTTTTCTGTCCCCATGTTTGGTTGTGTCCTTCACTCCCAATTCCTTTGGCCATCTTTTCTGAGCCTCTGCCATGCATCTGGGCAGCCTGGTAAGAGATGCACCATGTGACCCTGGGCTCCTGGCTTGGCTATAAATCTCTTCTTTCAGGGCTACACTGACATCTACAGCACAGAGCATGTGGAAAGGCTCAGCTTGGGCTGGTCTGGCTTGGAGAACATGCACGGGGCACGTGGACCCCCAGCAGGGTCTGGCAGGGATAGCTGTGTAAAGGCCTGGACTGTAATTAGGTCCTTTTACCAATTCTAAGAGGTAAACATTTTCCACTCGTTTTAGTATCTTTGAAAAGGTtcacacacaaccatctgtaatgagatctggtgccttcttctggcctgcagggatacatgcaggcagaacactatacagtgcctggctttttatttatttatttattatgtatacaatatttcatctgtgtgtatgcctgcagaccggaagagggcaccagaccccattacagatggttgtgagccaccatgtggttgctggaaatcaaactcaggacctttggaagagcagacgatgctcttaaccactgagccatctctccagcccagtgcctggctttttaacGTGGGTTTTAGGGATGACATTTTCTGTTGTATGCAGTGACCATGTATGGGTGTGGGAGGCTGGAGACTGTAAGGAAGGGGTTGAGTCAGGCTGAGACGTAGCCAGTCTAACACTTACCTTCTGCCACTTCCAAAGGGCCTTGGGATTTGCGAAGCTCCTTTACTGTTTCCAAGAACTCTTTACCCCCTGCCTTTTCCAAGGCTTTACCTACAAAGAACAATGGGGGCTGTGGTGAACGACTTTTCAACAGAGTCATATTGCTGGGCTTGTTAGTATGTCAGGAAAGTCTTAACCAAAGGTGCCATGTCCCATTTGTTACCCTGGTTTGCCAGTGGTCACTGGAGGCACCGCGCAGAGGTCAGACTAAAGGATGACAATCCTTGTTAAAGGACACacggacacggacacacacacacacacacgtctctttTTTCTTGTGTTGCCCAGCATGGAATCTAAgacaccaccccccccccaacaacctGAGCAAATAATCTGCCACTGAACCACGTCCCAGCAAGGCAGAACACCCAATCTGGAAAATCCCAAATCCAAACCTTTCACATGCCAACCCAACACGGCTCGTGCTAGATTCACAGAATAAACgggccatggtggctcacatctgtgtaAGAATTACACCAATTCTCAACCACTGCCAAGTGTGTAAAGTTGAAGGGATATCATGAGAGCTGAATCCTCATGAAAGGAAATCTAAGGAAACACTGGTGTATCACTGGCCATGGACTCTCGTCCAGTTGTTTTTtagtgctgggcactgaacccagcAAACACTCTGAGATAGGGTCATGCCCCTATACAGcaattctcaatcttcctaacgttgcgaccctttaatatggttcctcatgtcgtggtgactcccaaccataacattattttcatggctatttcataactgtcattttgctactgttattaatcataatgtaagtatccgtgttttccgatggtctcaggcgacccctgtgaaagggtcattctacCCCCAAAAGGGTctctacccacaggttgagaactgcccAAGACCCTATTTCTCAAGCCTGAATATCTTGAAGTCTCCAGATCTACCATTGATTTAAACAGATAAGCAGGCAGAAACGTGTTTAGTGATACTGCAGACAACAGAATCCAGACTAGGAGAAAACTGGTCTTGCTTCTCAGCAAATAAACTGCAAAAAGGTATGGGAGTAGGAGAGGCCATGGGTTAAGAGACTTGCTTTCccctttcattgtgtgtgtgtgtgcgcgcgcttgtgtgcatgtgtgcgcgcgcgtgcgcatggGTCCACGTGAGTGTataggtcaaaggacaacttgggtGAGTTAGTTCTCTTCTACCATATGGCTCCCAGGGACCAAATTCGGGTCATTAGGCTTGGTAGTGAatgtctttacattttatttatttatttatttatttatttatttatttatttatttatttatttattttggtttttagagacagggtttctctatggttttttggagcctgtcctggaactagctcttgtagaccaggctggtctcgaactcccagagatccgcctgcctccgcctcccgagtgctgggattaaaggcgtgcgccaccaccgcccggctctacatTCTAATTTTTGTGCTGCAGACTGACTCTAGGGTTTCGTGCAAATTAAGCACAGgttctaccaccaagctacactTGAATCCCCTAGCacaagattaaaaagaaaaataaacaaatcagggCCTGGGCTGGACAGGATAACTGGCTTGCATGCTGGTGGTACAGGGTGGGCATGTGACGGCACGTCTCCTAGTGATGCAGCAACAATAAAGATCTGTCTGTTACAGAGTGGGCGTGAGCCGGTCTTTTATCTAGCCCTGTGCCATCTGGTCTTCAGACTGTATCCTCACTTacggatgaggaaactgaggttcagggaGGTTAGGAAACACACCCgaagtcacacagctagaacaATCTGTAAGTGCCTGGAGAGAGACCAAGGTGACTCAGAGGTTGTTCTCtcgcctgtctgcctgtctctcatcCCATCTCACCTCCTCTGACGGCCACGAGGTCAGCCATAGGGTGTACCAGTGGGGTCCAAACTTGACTTTTTGCTTCTGCAACAGTGCAGTTCACCCCACCCTACTTCAAAACAGAGAAGCATCTCTTTTGATGTCTTGGACATAAAGATGCAGAATTATGAGGATGTCTGAAACAGGATCTTGCTTTGTGTGCACAGAAAAGACATCAAGCTAAACAGAGCTGAAGATTCGGCCACTAGGGAGAACCCTTCCACAGCGGGGAGAGCATTCCCAAAATCAGAGCCTGAGATTCGGCCACTAGGGGGAGCTCTTCCACACTGGGGAGAACCTTCTTAAGGGGGAAGGCAACGTGAGGGTCTGTGGCATGCACACAGGGGAAGAAACAGGACTGTTTTTGTAGTTCTGTTATCGCCCAGTGCCACCCCACTGACTTTCAAGCATAGCAAGTGGCCTCTGGTGCCAGAGACACAGTGAGCCCAGCAGTCTGGGGCCACCACCTCGGGCTGAGCTGCTAGCAATGGCTTCGAACCACTCACCCCAGGGCCAGCCCTGGATCCTAGGGTCGAGGCCTTTTTTTCCCACCCCATTTAGCCTTTCAATGGAGTGTTTAAAACAGTTTTGTATTTGAAAATGGGCAACGTGGCAACAAATGAACCGGAGAGAGGCCACGATGTGTGCTGTTGTTTCTCATGCCTTTGACAGTTTGTCAGCCCCCCTTCTCAGCCCCTTTACCTCACTGCTTACAGCTTCCTCCTCAACTCATGGGGTTGGCACAATAAATGCAGCCTTATGATTGCTTAGTCCCCCCCGcccctcctttgagacagggtttctctgtagctttggagcctgtcctggaactcactttgtaaaccaggctggccttgaattcacagagatccacctgcctctgctttgcttAGTCCTTTCTACATGCCCtttatcttttttggggggagatcATAACCCTTCTGTCTGCTTTCTGAGGGCAGAAATTACAGCGGTGTACCCGCTAGttcccatgtctctgtctctttcctcttcacCCATAGCATTCTCGACATGTGAACTTAAAACGCATGTCAAGTTCAATCCAAAGCTTGTGCAACCATGTTTTGAGCAGCAGCGCTCAGGATGGCCCAGCGTGAAAATAACCTAGGTGCTGTCATCAGTGCAGAATGGAACCCACGCTGTGGCACACTCATACAGTGAAATACCACACagccaagaaaataaacaaacacagttAGTAGCTTGGGTGGATTCTGCAGATGCTAAGTTGCGCTAAGGGAGCCAGGCACGAAGAGCATGTAGGGCCATTTaaacaaaactcaaaccaaaccaagcacTTCTGCGCTGTTAGAAGACCACTTTCCTCTAGAGGAAATCAGGATCAGGAATGGGGCCGGAAGGGTCCACTCACCAATGTGCTGGCTGCATAGGGGTCTTCACCCacgctttgagacaaggtctcacgtagcttaggctagcctcaaactccctatgggGTCAAGGACAATTTTGAATTTCTGCTGCATCTGCCTTCACCTTCTGAATGCCGCTACTACACATGTGATACAGAACACTCAGTTCATGGTGTGCTAAGGACTGAGCCCAGAACtctgtgcacgctaggcaaggACTCGAACCTGCTGAGCTCGGTCACTTAGAGAAAATGTCGTCAAGTTGTACACAAACTGTCTGTCTCCATATAGCACCCTAAGAAAAACTTGACAAAATTTGTGTAGATTCCAAGCAAAGCCTGCTCCTCTCTGGTGAGACCATTTTatcccacagagagagagagacatttccACATGGGATCTCAGACAGAGGATGACACAGTCCATGACCCCTCTCCAAACCCCGGACCTTACCTATCTCTTCCTTGAGGTCGATTTCGGCTGTGGTTGGGTGGACGATGCCCTCCACCCTCATAGAGCCAATATGGCTGATGTCACTTTGGGTCAGGGATAGCTGCaataggaagagaagacagagatcaACTCCCactgaaaatcattttattttcctcaacTATTCAGGCTGAGGGTCAGCACAGGGGCTCAAATTCCCAggtacttgtttgtttttgagacagggccttaggtagctgaggctggtcttgagaTCAAGTCGATTCTTGCCCCCACCTCTtactgctgggattgaaggcctgaGCTGCCATGCCAGGCATCCGGGTGTTTGCTTTTGGACAGATCCCTTTGAGTTCGGGAGCTCTTGAGACTAGCAGAATGCAAAAAGCCAGACTCCACTGTCAGGAACAGAAATGggctcccctttcctctctccttccctcatcaCTTTTGTGTCTTTCGTTCCTAACCCCGTGGCCTTGGTCTCCATGGACACATCCTCCCAGAGGCTGTGTGTGGGAAGCAGCCTGAGGCCCGTTTTCTTCTCACCCCTGAGAGAGTACAGAACATTTGGGGAGGTCATGCGGGATGGGGCGAGTAGACTCTGGGTTCCCACCCTGCCCTCATCTGTGACAATGCCTCCTCCCCAGTCCTTTTGTGCTATGGATGCACTCAAGGCCTTGTGTATGCCAGGTGAGCGTTCCATTCcaagctacaccctcagcccGAGTACCACATCCTTGGGGCTGTCTTGTGTGGTTTtggcagagcaggaggaagagtgTTTCTCACTGCTTTCCTCGCATGAGTGGGAATTTTCTGATTCTCTAAATACGGTTGGGGGAAAAGTTCAGGGCTCTGGAGGGGACATACATCCCACCTCCTTGCATCTCAGTTTTCTTTGCATCAGAAACGAATAAGGAACCTGCTAtgtctctgctccccagagaTCTTGTGATCTCCGACTGTCTGGATGGAGATACACTTGTTCGGCTGGCTGAGAACAGGCAGCAACCAGAAAGCCAGCGCTCCGACTCACTGGCTACTTCCCTGTGTGTCTTGTTCCAGCCCCGGCTGACTTGGGAGATAAACTGTCTGCTCAGTGAATTTGTCGCACATAGAGATGAATTATTTTCGTGTCTGGCAGGTCGCTGAGATGTTGCTGGAATCCATcctgttatgtttttattttatttttttctgcagctcaggaaggcaggcagactgAATTATTGACAAATAACTCATTCCTAGCACCCAGCATATTCAAGAAACATGTATTGCTATTCTCTCCCTCTGTCAAATGATATTTAATCATGGAAGCTGGGCCTCTTCGATCCTGGCTGGGAGTTAGCAATGGATTTTTCCTCATTGGGTACAGACATAATTGGGGCTTGGGGATTTCCCAGCAGAACCAGGAATGTCATCCTATCGATCAGATTCTCTAGGATGACTTTAGCTGACCTTGGGTTGACCAGCACAAGTTCTCAGCACCGAAGGCCTAGTTTGCTCTAGAAAAGCCTACGTCACTTggatttccctttaaaaatggaTAATTCAAGAGCAGggtagaagggaggaaggacGAAGGAGGCATGGTGGCCCGTGAACAGTGGGATATACAGAAAGGCTCACTGCAGCTATTACCTTCTGCCCCAGAACGAGGCTCTTGGAAGACAGGATGGTGAAACCGTCCCCCGGCCCATCTTCTGAAGTGGAATTTGATGTTCCTTCCTTATCGCTGTCCTTTGGTTTGGACTGTGGGTAAAAACCAGAGGGAAAGATGAGAAACAGTCTGGAGAGGCCTCTCGGCGACTTCAGGATGGTATTTTCATGGCGGCCATCCACTTCGGTGTGGAGGGAAGTGGTCAGGAGGTAAATTCTGGATGATTTGTTTTGCAATGACTGTGGGTATCATGTGTtctctgctactgagctatacTCCTGgtccctctctgccccctccccatctcccatcttCTACCTTCCCTGTGGTACCACTGGGAGGTGATAGGGCATAGTGGAAGTAAGTCAGATCGTCTATTGGGTGCCCTGGAAACAGATGCTGGGGCGCTGGTTTCTCCTCTTACAACTTCCTGGCTATCGTGCAATGAGCAGTTCTGTTCCTCCATACACCATTGCCAAGATGTTCTGTCTGGATCTAGGTCCAGAGTATCAGGGCCAAGTGAATATGAACTTGATGCCTGTGACACCACGAGTCAGAGCGAACCTTTCTTCCCCAGAAGTTGAATAGCTCAgctattttgtcatagcaataacAACTGACTGatgcaggcaggaagaggggaTCCGAGGaactggacggtggtggtgcacacctttaatcccacggGACTCTGCATGTCTATGAgggatattttaaaattgtcattaatactgcccactgtgggcagcaccactcccTAGCAGGGATCCTGGACTGCATCAAATAGAAAAAGGGAGCTGAGTATTCATTTATGGTTTCTGTTGCCTGTCTGTGGATGTGGACTAGCGACTTCAAACTCCTgcatagccctggatgtcctggaactccctctgaccaggctgtctttgaactcagagatccacctgcctctgcctctccagtgctgggattaaaggtgtgcgccactgtgtCCAGCTCCAAACTCCTGCCACCCTGACTCATCCCACCCCTTAGTGGATTATATCTTGAACTATCAGCCAGAATAAACTTCTCCATAAAGTTGCTTTGGTGGGGTATTTTATCTCAGCAGTGGGAAAGGGAGCTAAGACAGAGATTAATCTTGCACGGGAAGGATGGGTTCCCAGGATGTCACCACTGCTCAAAGACCCCACCTCCTAATCTCGTCCCTTAGGGGTTCGATTTCCATGAAGAAGCAGCGTACCTACGGTAGTGGTAATACCTGGCAGCTGAAATACTCTGTGACTCACCTTCTTGGACGTCCGTGGCTTGGCGGCCTTGGATTTCTTACCCCCCTTCTTGCCTGATGcggccttccttcctcttttctctgggggtggggagaggatcGTTTCTGACTTTCCTTTGGTCCCTCGTTTTTTAGCCAGCAGTTCAGGGTGAATCCTCGGCAGGACACCCCCACTGGCGATGGTCACTCCTTTCAACAGCTGAGAGAGAGGTGCAAAGGGCTGGTCAGGTCTGTGCTGGCTAACGGGGGTCTCAGCACTGGCCAGACAAGACTTGAGACTGGCTTCTGCTTAGCTAATAAAGCCAATTACCACGCAGCTAC harbors:
- the LOC101981935 gene encoding core histone macro-H2A.2; this encodes MSGRSGKKKMSKLSRSARAGVIFPVGRLMRYLKKGTFKYRISVGAPVYMAAVIEYLAAEILELAGNAARDNKKARIAPRHILLAVANDEELNQLLKGVTIASGGVLPRIHPELLAKKRGTKGKSETILSPPPEKRGRKAASGKKGGKKSKAAKPRTSKKSKPKDSDKEGTSNSTSEDGPGDGFTILSSKSLVLGQKLSLTQSDISHIGSMRVEGIVHPTTAEIDLKEEIGKALEKAGGKEFLETVKELRKSQGPLEVAEAAVSQSSGLAAKFVIHCHIPQWGSDKCEEQLEETIKNCLSAAEDKKLKSVAFPPFPSGRNCFPKQTAAQVTLKAISAHFDDSSGSSLKNVYFLLFDSESIGIYVQEMAKLDTK